The following is a genomic window from Fluviispira vulneris.
TCCACTTGCAGGCGAAAAAAGTGCTGCAATTGAGAAAAAGCTATCCGCAGCTAATCTGAGTTTAGCATCATATTCATCAATACTTCCTGCTTCAGTTTCATGTAAATTTTTAATATCAAAGCCAATATTTGCAGCCATAATTACTATACCAGCGTAGCCTACAGCTCTACCAAGGACTTTGGACACACCTTCGAAACCGATCCCTTTTTTACCCAAATGTTCTGCAAAAGAATTGATTAAGTTTCTTGCTTCTAATACTGACTGAGTGCCTAAAACACCTGCTGTGGCTAAGTGAATAGCCTTGGCAGAAGGCGATTCCTTAATGTCATCCCGCGTCAATATTAAATAAAGAAATGTCGAGTTTATACCAAAATTAAGTATATTTGAGCCATTTTGATAGCCCCATCGTAATTTGTTGACTGTAAATTCAGATAATTTTTTAAATCGAACATATCTTGTGTCTGTTGCATTTAATTCTAATATTAAATTATTTTCTTTATTTTCAAGAATAAATTCTTCATTTTGATCATGTCCAACTTCCCAATTAAGATTATGTATTGAATTATTGCTTGCTTCATAACTTTGAACACGATCTTCTATTAAATTATTAAAATCATTTTCTATTGATAAAGCTTGTATTCCATAAACAATATTTTCATGAGCAACATAGTTTTCTAAAACTTCTGACTTGAATTCCTTTAAATTATCACGCGCTTCAAGAGTTTCTTCACTATGATCACCTTCGTAAGCTTTTCTTTCTGCAAACGAAGATAAGTTCTTTGATGTTTTTTCTATTAAATCCTTTATATATCCTTCAATTTCATAAACACTTTCAGGTGTTTCATTATTATTTTCAGGTTTTTGATTATAAATTATTTCAATTGCTTCTTCATTACATTTGTCTATTTTCCTTTTAATATTTGCTCTCAATTTTTCTATTTCATCATTTTTTATCTTTAATTTTTCTTCTTGCTGACTAGTTCCCATAAACCTTCTAAAAAAAGAATTTTTATTCTTAAAAATTTCCATTCTTATATCATTTTGAGTTTTAATAAGATTTTTTTCTTCTTCCATTGATTTTATAATATCATTTCTCGTATATAAATCGTTAATCTTATCATACTTTCTCTCAAAAAATTTAACATTTTTTTCAGCTTTAGATATAATTTGATCTATTTCTGTTGTGTTTGTTATTTTCTTTTTTAAATATTTTAAAATTCTTAGCTGGTCTTTTGCTTTTATTTTCTCTTCTATAGCAAGTTCATATAAATAATTATCGCTACTGTTGACTATTGAAATTGTCCTAAATTCCGTCGTTATTAATCGATTTTCATTTTTCACCATATCCACATATTCATTTAACATATCCTCAGGAATTTTAGAGATATTTTTATTTTTTTCTTTGAAATTTAAAATAGATTCCTGAAGTTTTAACAGAACATCTCTTTGTTCGTCTAATAATTGTAAAAAATTATTTGCTGCGCTTCCTGAATTATAAACTTCGCCATTACTCAACTGCTTGATCCTATATTGCTCGCTATATCCCAAAGTGGCCTTAGAGTTAAGTATTAGACTTTTTAGGATATCTGCATTTACATTCGATGCCTTAAAACCGTTAGAATCAAAAAAAGTATAAAGATCTTCTCCTTCTCGAGTTGCGCTAAATATATGGGCAGAATTTGAATTAAAGATTAAAAGTTCTGTACTTTTATTTGCATTATCAGATATTATTTTTACTGTTTCATCAATTGAAATTTCATTACTTTCATTTGTTCTTATTATTTCATCGATATCTATCTTTTTTGTAACATATTGAGTTTCATTATGAATTTTGCTATTTAATTCTAATAATTTTGCAGAGTTTTTAATTACTTCTTCATCCATAATATCTGCGTGCGCTAAAAACTCAACAGCCATTCTAAAGTTTTTAAGATATTCAGTCCCTGCACCTTTATTTAACTTTTCATAATAGTTAAATATTTTTGTAAATCCATTGCAATTACCATTTTTAAGGGATTTATATACTTCAGCATCTATTCTCCCTTCCTTAATCTTCTTTATAAATTCACCTTGATTAAAAAACACTGTTTCCGGGAATACGGAGAGATAAGTATTAATCACTTTTTTATATAAAGTAGCTTCCTGAAATGTTGTACCCCACTTAAAATCATTTTCTATTTTTTCGGATATATTTTTATTCAATATATATTCTTTTAGAGTTTCTCTGAAGGTATTAATATTGTCTGACTTACTTATTTTCTGCTCAAATTCAGTCAAAATTTTTAAAAAATCTTCTTTTCTAGAATTTTTATTTAAAATACCAAATAATGATAAAATTCCATTTTTACTATCTATAAATACACGAATTTCATTTTTAAGTTTTGCTTTACTTTCAAAAATATCGATTTCGTTAAGCGGAAGATTTACATTTATCTTAAACTTTAAATCAAGAAGTAAATTAAATAAATCCAATTCTTCTTTACATCTTATATCACTCAAGAGTCTATCAATAAATGCGGACGAATTAAAAAGTTTATTTACGATATTTATGAGATAGATTTGATCATTTGAGTTATTTAAGCTTTTAATTTCATTAAAATTATTCTTGTAGATAATAAAAATCGGATCATTTTCGTCAAAATTTTCTGAATTTTCAATATTTTGCAAGATTGAAGCTAAAAGATTTTTAAGTTGATTGAAATTCGTATTTAAATCATTGTTTGTATTATCATCTAATAATCCGAAATAGGAATAATCCTGATTTGTTTTGGATATTTCTGAATTATTATTAAAACTTCCGCTTACGAGCAGCTTTTCAAAAGTTTGCTTTTCTAAATGCTTGTTAATTTTATTGTTCTTTCCTTTATCACATCCTTCAAATATAATAACTGAGAGTGAACTTAAAACTACTAGCCTCATTTTATTCTGCAATAAATTGAATTTCATTATATTATATATCCATTCTTGAAATAAAAAACAAAATATTTTTACTAAATTAAAATATTTTGTTTTTTACTAAATAATTCGATAAATCGAAATATTATATTTTTAAAACAATTAGTTACGTGTTATTTAAAATTCCATAACCAAATCATTTTCATTATTATATTATAAAAAAAATTTATTAAAGATGTTTTTAATATTTTAGTAAATAAAAAATTTATTAAAATATTTTAATTGAATAAATTTTAAATAATATTTTAATAATCATTATTTAAAATTTATCATTTATTTTAATTATAAAAACAGATATATATTCTATCTTATTGAGAACACAAAATGCCTTATTATTAGACATAATTATAAAAAAAGTTTCTTTGCAAAAATAAAAAGCAAAAATACTAGACTTAACTAACTCGGGCAATTTTTCACCTTCCGTCTTTAATACAGAATAAAAATTTGTTAAATTGAATTTTATTTAATTAAATCATTTAAGCATGAATTAATTAATATTTTTTTATTAATGTTTTAAAAGGAGATCTCAGTTGTTATTTCAAACATTAAATCAAGCAGCAAGAGACAATTTATATGCTCGTGCGAAAAATAAAACCATATCATTACCTGAAGGACAAGATGAAAGAGTAATAAAAGCTTCTGAAATATTAAAAAAAGAATTAAATATTAAAAGTATTTTAGGAAACGCAACAGAATCTGAAAAAAACAAAAATAGCACTTTGGCTATTATGAACAAAATTGCTGAAAAAAAAGGGAAAACACTTTCACCCGCGATGGAAAAAATGGCCATCGACACAACCTTTGAAGGAGGAGCTCTGCTTGCTCTCGGTGAAGTCGATGCCGTCGTGTCTGGTTGCCTAAATTCAACCGCACACGTGATCCGCGCAGCGCTCAACACTGTCGGACTCAAACAAAATACCAAAGTTATAACGAGTGCTTTTCTTTTAGCTCTGCCTAAACCCACGCCGGGTGGAGAAAGTCTTGTTCTCTTTTCTGACTGCGGAGTGATTCCCCAACCTTCAAGTGCAGAATTATCTGACATCGCCTTTTTATCGCAAGAAGCCTTTGCAAATTGGTCAGGAAGCACACCGAACGTCTCGTTTCTCAGTTTCTCAACCACAGGCAGTGCAGAACATCCAGACGTACAAAAAGTGCGCGATGCCTTTCAGCTCTTTCATGAAAAACACCCAAATATTGTGGCAGAAGGCGAAGTACAGTTTGATACTGCAGTTGTACCTACAGTTGCTGCGAAGAAAAATCCAAACGGCAAAGTACAAGGGCGTACCAACGTTTTTATTTTTCCTGATTTAGATTCAGGTAATATTGGTTATAAAATCACTCAGAGGATTGGGGGTGCCGATGCATGGGGCCCTATATTACTTGGCTCAGCAAAACCTTTTTCTGATTTATCACGTGGCGCTTCGGCTGAAGACATCGTACATGCAGCAATTTTAACTTTAGCATTGAGTTAAGAATGCTCCATTCATAAGAAGAGCGTTCTCCTGCTGAGCTATTATGGTGAAGGAACTTTCATAACACAACGGAAAGTGTCGCGCGCAATCATCAATTCTTCATTGGTAGGTATCACCCAAGCTTTTAATTTAGATCCTGGGGTTGAAATTTCTCCCTCAGCACCAAAACATTTTTGTTTATTCAGATTTTCATCGATTTCAAGCCCAAGAAATTGCATATTATCACAAATTCTTCTACGAATTTCCGCTGAGTTTTCGCCAATACCACCGGTAAAGAGAATTGCATCTGCACCACCCATTTCAGTTAAATAGGCACCAATATAATGTTTAATTCTCATCGTAAACATATTGATAGCAAGTGTTGCTCTCCTATCATGATGTTCTTTTTCCTCATCCAACAATTCGCGCATGTCGTTCGTTAAACCTGAGATTCCCAATAAACCTGAAGCTTTATTTAAAAGAATGTCAATATCTGATAAGGATATACCTTCTTTATGAGCCAAAAAATCCATTATAGATGCATCGATATCACCTGCTCTTGTCCCCATGACAAGACCTGCAAGAGGAGTAAATCCCATAGACGTGTCAAATGATTTGCCGTCTTTAATTGCACACGCTGAACAGCCATTACCAAGATGAACCACGATCACATTTAATTTTTCTCTCTCTAAATTTAAAATTGTACGATAGCGATAACTCACATATCGGTGAGACATTCCATGAAAACCATATTTACGAATGCGATAACGACGATAATATTGATAAGGCAATGCATATAAATAATTCACTTCAGGAATTGTAGAATGAAAAGCTGTATCAAAAACCACAACATGAGGAACTTTCTCACCAAATAAAGAGAGAGTGGCTTGTATACCTTTTAAATTTGCAGGGTTGTGCAAAGGCGCAAGATCGATGCATTCTTCAATTTCTTTTAAAACACTTTTATTTACAATAACAGAACTGCTAAATTTTTCTCCACCATGCACAACGCGATGGCCCACTGCATTGATATCTGCAATTGAAGAAATGCCTTCAATATTTAAAGTCCCAGACGTGATTTTGCGAAAGATATAGTCAAGTGCTGCTGAGTGATCACGAATAGGCACTGCTTCTTTGATTTCAATCCCGTTTGTGACAGTTATTTTCGCAACAGATTGAGTGCCGATTCGATCGATCAAACCTTTTACCTTCACTTTATCTTGAGAGACATCAATAAGTGCTTGATCTGTTTCTATGATTTGAAACTTTAGGGAAGAGCTCCCGCTATTTATTACTAATATATTCATACATAAATCCTCCCTGCATGACATATGCAGTTAACTTAGGAATGAGTCCTATTCTTAAAATGCTACAAAAATCAACCCAGAAGAATATGATTATGCCTATTCTTTAAAAAAAAGAAATTAATTAATAAAAAAAAATTAACATAAGCTGAAACATATTTTAGTAAAAAAAATTTTTTAACTTTTAAATAAAAGCAAATCAATAAATTTTTCTTCATTATAATTTATTATTAATTTTTAAATTTTTAAACCCCTTCATATTAATAGATTTTTTTTAACAAATAGAAAACCAATTTATTTCATAAAACAACTGACTAATATTACAAATTTGACAGAAATTTCAATATCCTATACGGTCGCTTCAGGAATACCGGTATTTCTGTTGTGCTAAATTTAATATAAACATTATAAATTAAATATTAATAGATTTGATTATAGAGGTATGTATGTTTAATAAGAAATTGTATTTAATTCCTATTTCTCTTTTCGCTACTATGAGTCTCACTTCATATGCGAATGATGAAGAAAAAATCAAAAATTTTATAAAAGAGTTTCAAGAGAATCCAAGTGCCGTATTAGATAAAATTCCAGAAAAAATTAAAATATCTGAAAATGTTAAAACAATTTCTCGTTTTTCTCAAAAAGACATTCTTAACAATGACTTTATCGAGAAAAAAGATCAATTGCGCTCAGAAATTATGTCTAAGAGGCTAGCAAATACAGAGGGCCACCTCGTTGTTCCTTATTCGGATTATCTTTCTAATGAAGATCCACGTAGCTTTGTAGATTATCCACAAAATTTTACTGATAACATCCAAGTTATTGATTCAAAAAATATTGCCCAAGCTCAGCTTCCATTCAATCCTTGGTCAGATAGTTATTGGCCTCTGTATCAGGGTTCAATCACATATCGTTATGCAGATCCAAATGTGCCAAGATCAAGTAACATAAAAGATTTTGATAATTATGTTTTAAATCAACGTCCCGCTTCACGCTTGATCGCAGAAAACCGGATTGATATGCTATCGCCTGCAGAAAAATATGACTTATTAATGGGCGACAAGAACTTCTCTTTAACAAATTCAGTTCTAAGCGGAATCAGAGGCAGAAACCCCGAAGGTTGGGAAGGAATTTGTCACGGCTGGGCTCCTGTTTCTTATATGTATAAACGCCCCACTCGAAGCGTGACTGTGCAAAACCCTGAAGGAGTTCAAATTACTTTCAGACCATCAGATATTAAAGCACTCAATTCCTTACTTTGGGCAAATTTAAATGTGAATACAAAATTCTCAGGGCAAAGATGCAATGACAAAAACCCTCCAAAAGATGCCAACGGAAGAATTGTTAGCCAGGATTGTTTTGATTCAAATCCTGCGGCCTTTCACCTTGCCCTCGTTAATCAAGTCGGAATAAATAAACGGAGTTTTATCTTTGATGCTTCCTTTGATTATACCGTTTGGAATCAACCTATCCTTGGCTATAAATACGTATATTATAACGTTTTAACAGGCCAAGTAAGTAATAAAGCAGAAAGCGTAATGATCAGAAATGCTGATTATACCAAGGATACCTTTGCTAAATATCGTTCAGGAAAATCTGCATATATAGTGGGAGTGAAAGCGACCATTGACTATATGGTAGAAACCTCTCCTTCGAAAGCAAATTCTGACAGCCCAAACCAAGATGGTATTTCACGCGTTGAATATTATTATGATTTAGAAATCACTCAAGATGGAAAAATAACAGGTGGCGAGTGGTATCAAAATGCACACCCTGACTTTATGTGGACACCTGTTGCTGGCCAAGATGTAAGTTCAAGAGCAGTTCCAAAAACCGGCTTAAACTATGGTGCAGAATTTGCCTATCACAATTTTTGGTGGAACAGCAATCCACGTTCCCCACTGAAAGAGTGGTTACCTTATTCTGTTAGAGCAGCGCAGACATATTCTGTTCCGCTCGAAAATGTCGTGCACAATCTGAATGCTTGGGCTGCCTACCCTGTTGTTAATAATCAAGCACCTGAAAATTGTGCACAGCAACCTTGTGTGCCAAGTGTTTACTCATGGTATCGAAATTAATTTAAAGGGAATATGACAGCATCATTCTTAAGAGTTATGTTGTACAATTTTCCCTTCAACGACCTGTGCAAGTGAAGCGCTTTTTTCAGTTGCAGTGACTACAGCGGAGATCAACATAGGTCTTAGCCCATGCTTTTCCAATTCATGAATTGCACTGATAGTCGTTCCACCAGGGGTTGTAACTTGATCCCTGAGTATCGCAGGATGTAAACCGGTTTCTTGCACAAGCTTAGCTGCCCCGAGCACAGTCTGGGTAGCAAGCTCGAGTGAAAGTTGACGGGATAGCCCCATCTTTACTCCACCGTCAGACATTGCTTCGATAATCATATAAATATATGCAGGTCCACTGCCACTGAGGCCAGTGACTGCATCGAGTTGCTCTTCTTGCACAATCCAAGTTTTACCTACAGATTCAAAGATATGTTTTGCTTGTTCGATATTTTGCATAGAAGTTTTCTTACTCCCACATAGCACACTTGCTGAACAATCCACTGTTGAAGCTATATTTGGCATACAGCGTACCACAGGACAATCGTTTGAAAAGTATTTATGAATAAGTTGCGTTGGCACTCCAGCTAAAATTGAAATCACCAGCGGAAAAGTATCCGAGCCAAGTAAAATGGGTTTCCAGCGTTCAACAGCTTCCAGGAAATTTTGTGGTTTTACACACAGAAGAATGGTATCGCCAGCTTTTAAACGTAATTTGTTATCGATATTTACAATATCATTATAACTAAAATAAGTAATTTTTTTTAAATCGATACCTTCAGGGGATTTCTCCAAAGGATCCAATGGGAATTTATCGCAGACATAAATTTCGCATTCATGCTTACGACTTTGCAAGCCACGCACAAGAGCTTTCCCCATATTTCCAAAACCAATTACAACTATTTTTCCAGAAAGACTATTTAACACAGAAATTATCCTCCAAAGGTCAAAAATCCAACATCAGGATACTCTCAGTAAGTAGGAGGAGCAACACTTTACTGCAGCAACTCAACTCTATGAATTCAAATAGTGACTTGAATTTATGAAAAAGTTCATTATATTACACTCATATCAAAGGAATTTCTCCTTTGGAAATAAAATTCGATTTATGATGCATAAATTTCACGAGATTAAATTATGTTT
Proteins encoded in this region:
- a CDS encoding acetate/propionate family kinase, coding for MNILVINSGSSSLKFQIIETDQALIDVSQDKVKVKGLIDRIGTQSVAKITVTNGIEIKEAVPIRDHSAALDYIFRKITSGTLNIEGISSIADINAVGHRVVHGGEKFSSSVIVNKSVLKEIEECIDLAPLHNPANLKGIQATLSLFGEKVPHVVVFDTAFHSTIPEVNYLYALPYQYYRRYRIRKYGFHGMSHRYVSYRYRTILNLEREKLNVIVVHLGNGCSACAIKDGKSFDTSMGFTPLAGLVMGTRAGDIDASIMDFLAHKEGISLSDIDILLNKASGLLGISGLTNDMRELLDEEKEHHDRRATLAINMFTMRIKHYIGAYLTEMGGADAILFTGGIGENSAEIRRRICDNMQFLGLEIDENLNKQKCFGAEGEISTPGSKLKAWVIPTNEELMIARDTFRCVMKVPSP
- the proC gene encoding pyrroline-5-carboxylate reductase; the encoded protein is MLNSLSGKIVVIGFGNMGKALVRGLQSRKHECEIYVCDKFPLDPLEKSPEGIDLKKITYFSYNDIVNIDNKLRLKAGDTILLCVKPQNFLEAVERWKPILLGSDTFPLVISILAGVPTQLIHKYFSNDCPVVRCMPNIASTVDCSASVLCGSKKTSMQNIEQAKHIFESVGKTWIVQEEQLDAVTGLSGSGPAYIYMIIEAMSDGGVKMGLSRQLSLELATQTVLGAAKLVQETGLHPAILRDQVTTPGGTTISAIHELEKHGLRPMLISAVVTATEKSASLAQVVEGKIVQHNS
- a CDS encoding phosphate acyltransferase, with the translated sequence MLFQTLNQAARDNLYARAKNKTISLPEGQDERVIKASEILKKELNIKSILGNATESEKNKNSTLAIMNKIAEKKGKTLSPAMEKMAIDTTFEGGALLALGEVDAVVSGCLNSTAHVIRAALNTVGLKQNTKVITSAFLLALPKPTPGGESLVLFSDCGVIPQPSSAELSDIAFLSQEAFANWSGSTPNVSFLSFSTTGSAEHPDVQKVRDAFQLFHEKHPNIVAEGEVQFDTAVVPTVAAKKNPNGKVQGRTNVFIFPDLDSGNIGYKITQRIGGADAWGPILLGSAKPFSDLSRGASAEDIVHAAILTLALS